The following DNA comes from Microbacterium wangchenii.
TAGGATTGAAGGGTCATGGCAACCCGAAACCCCCGCCGGATGACCGGCATCGGCCGCGTTCTGGTCATCGTCTACCTCATCATGGCCCTCGCCGCCACAGGGCGCTCCTTCGTGCAGATCGTGAGCGAGTTCGACCAGGCACCCCTGGCCTACACGCTGTCGGCGGTGAGCGCGCTGGTGTACATCCTCGCCACGCTCGCCCTCGTGTTCGCGGGCCGTCGCACGTGGTACCTGGTGGCGTGGGTGGCGATCGTGTTCGAACTGGTCGGCGTCCTGGTGGTCGGGACGCTCAGCCTCGTGCTGCCCGAGCTGTTCCAGCATCCGACGGTGTGGTCGCTCTTCGGCAACGGGTACCTCTTCGTCCCGCTCGTCCTGCCCTTCCTCGGGTTGTGGTGGCTCGCCGCCCACCGGGAGGCGGCGACCGACCGCGCCGACACCGCGCCGCAGAGGGCGGGGGCGGCATCGTGATCGTCTTCCGCGACCCGGCCGAGATCCCGCCCGGATTCGGGCCCTCCGTCGTGGCGATCGGCAAGTTCGACGGCGTCCACACCGGCCATCGGGCCGTGATCGACCGTGCGCGCGTGGATGCCGCCAGCGGGGCTCGCGTGGTCGCGGTGACCTTCGACCGCAACCCGCTGCGTCTGCTGCGGCCCGAGCTGAGCCCGCCCGACCTCATCGGGGTGCACCAGAAGCTGAGTCTGCTCGAGCGCGCCGGCGTGGATGCGACGTTGCTGCTGACCTTCGACGAGGCTCTGGCGAGCCTGACGGCGGAGGAGTTCGTCCGTCACGTGCTCGTGCAGGCGCTCGGGGTGCGCACCGTGCTGGTGGGGCAGGACTTCCGCTTCGGCAAGGGCGGGGCGGGGAATCCGGCTCTGCTGCGCACGATGGGGGCGGAGTACGGGTTCCGCGTCGACGTCGTCGACGATGTCCGCGCGATCGACGACGACCGCCGGGTGTCCTCCACCTGGATCCGGGAACTGCTCGCCGAGGGAGACGTGGCCCGCGCCGCCAAGCTCCTCGGGCGCGCTCCGTCGGTGTGGGGGGAAGTCGTCCACGGCCTCAAGCGCGGCCGCGAACTGGGCTTTCCCACCGCCAACCTGTCACCGCGGCTGGAGGGCTTCGTCCCCGCCGACGGCGTGTACGCCGGCTGGCTGATCGACGAGCGCTCCCAGGACGGCCTGCGCTCGGGAACCCGCTACGCCGCCGCCATCAGTGTGGGGCTGAACCCCACGTTCGACGACGTGCCGGTGCGGCAGGTCGAAGCGTACGTGCTGGACGAGACCGACCTGGACCTGTACGGCCACCTGGTCGAGGTGCGCTTCGTCACCCGCATCCGCGGAATGGTCGCCTTCGACGGCATCGACGCGCTCAAGGCCCAGATGACCGACGACGTCGCGCGCGTGCGCGCCGTGCTGGCCGAGCCCCAGGAGCGCGCGGCTCAGTAGGACGAGTCGTCCCGCGAGCCGGTGGGGCCCGCGCCGCTGCCGATGGCGCGCAGCTCTCCGAGGATGGTGGCACTCGCACTGGTGCCCAGGCGCGTGGCTCCCGCCTCCAGCATCGCCAGGGCCGTCTCCAGTCCCCGCACGCCACCGGAGGCCTTCACCTGCACGCCGGGGCCGACGCTCGCGCGCATGAGGCGGACGTGCTCGACCGTCGCGCCGCCGCCGCCGAACCCGGTCGAGGTCTTCACGAAGGCGGCACCGCCGGCCTCGGTCAAGCGGCTGCCGCGGGCGATCTGCTCGTCGTCGAGGTAGGAGGTCTCCAGGATCACCTTCGCGATACGGCCCGATGCCGCATCCACGACGGCGCGGATGTCGTCCACGACGGCGTCGTCGAACCCCGACCGCAGGAACCCGATGTTGACCACCATGTCGACCTCGACGGCGCCGTCGGCCAGCGCCTGGCCGACCTCGGCCACCTTTGCGGCGGTGGAGGTGGTGCCGTGCGGGAAGCCGATCACGGTGCCCACCGCCACTCCCGTGCCCTCGAGCCGGCGGACGGCGTGGGCGATGTCGGACGGTCGCACGCACACGCTGAACACCCCCCACTCCGCGGCGATGTCCAGCTCGGCGTCGACCTGCGGACGGGTCAGCTCCGGCTTGAGGATGGCGTGGTCGATGGTCGCGGCGACGTCGCGTTCGGTGAGGGCGGGCATGACTCCAGCCTAGGCCGACGCGCGATCGGGCGACTGCGCCGGAGCGCGGTCGCGGATGCCGAGGAACGACACGATCCCCCCTGCCGCCAGCAGCACCGAGGTGACCACCGCCGCACGGTGGAACCCGGGGAGATCCAGCGAGCCGCCGACGATCGTTGCCAGGAGGGCGATCACGATGAGGCCCGCCACCCGCGCCACGGCGTTGTTGACCGCCGAGGCGATGCCCGAGCGGCTCTCGTCGATGGAGCCGAGGATCGTCGAGGTCAGGGGCGCGACGGTGAGGGTCAGCCCGATCCCGAACACCAGCACGCTGGGCAGCACCTGCCACCAGTACGAGAAGTCCTCCGACACCGTCAGCAGCACCAGGACGCCCACGGCCATGACGAGGGGACCGGCCGTCATGAAGAGGCGTGACCCCCATCGCCCGGCGAGGGATCCCACCCGCGAGCTGAACAGGATCATGAGGATCGTGACCGGCAGGGTCGCCAGTCCCGCGAGGGTGGCGGGCAGTCCCGCGCCCTGCTGCAGGTACACGCCCATGACGAATCCGTTGAGCGACAGTGCGGCGTAGACGAACGCGGTCGCGAGGTTTCCGGTCCAGAAGTTGCGCACGCGGAACAGACTCAGCGGCATCATCGGCTGCCGCGCGAACCGCTGGCGCACGAGGAACGCCGTGAAGGCCGCGATGCCCAGCGTGAGGGAGCCCCAGATCGCCGGTGACGCCCATCCGAGGCTGGACTGCTCGATGAGCCCGAACACTCCGGCCCCGAGACCCACGGCGCACAGCGCCGCGCCGAGCAGATCCACCGTCGCCCCCGGGCGGCGCTGATCACGGTGGCCGAGGCGCACCACCAGCCACAGGGTGACCGCCAGGGGCAGCACGTTGATCAGGAACACCAGCCGCCACGACGCGAAATCCACGAAGAGACCACCGAGCACGGGCCCCGCGATCATGGCGGCGGTCGTCGCCGCCGTCCAGATCCCGATGGCCCGTGCCTGCGCGGCGTCCCGGAAGTTGGCCGTGATCAGCGCCAGGGAGCTGGGCACCAGCAGCGCCCCCGCCACGCCCTGCAGGGCGCGCGCGACGATGAGGAACTCCGGCGTCGGGGCCGCCGCGATCGCGATCGACGTCACGCCGAACCCGACGAGCCCGATCGTGAGCACGCGCAGGCGCCCGAGCACATCGCTGAGGGAGCCGGCCACCAGGATGAGCGCGCCCAGTGTGATGAGGTAGGCGTCGACCACCCACTGCTGCGTCGTCAGGCCGCCGCCGAGCTCCTCCTGGATCGCCGGCAGGGCGACGGTGACGACGGTTCCATCCAGGAACGACACGAACGACCCGAGGATCGCGATCCACAGGACCAGGCGCTGGTCGCGCGTCATGGGCTCCGTCATGCGCTCCGCCATGGGCACCACCCTAGGCCTCGGCATCCGCGGGCGGGCGGGTGCCTGCGAGGGACTGTGGGTGGCGACAGGGTGGCTCAACATCGCCCCCGACGGATACTCGGAGGACATCCTCGACACAGTCGGCGGGTGAGGCGCCCCCGACGCGCTAGACTGGATGGCGGAAACCCCTTCTCCGCCGACGCAGTTCGCTCAGCGAACGCCTCCGACCGGCTGAGGGGCCGCCCCGCGGGAGTCACGGTTCACACCGCCCCCCGGGATCGCACACCGACCGGATCTGTCGTCGTCGACGCCGAACCGGATGACACGCTCAGGAGGAGCATGCCGACCACGGCGACCGCCGCTTCCGGCTCCACGCAGAAGCGCAGGAAATCCTCGTCCGCACGCCGCGACGACGAGGCCCCACTCATCCCCATCCTCGCGCGCAAGGTGCGCGAGGTGGAGGCCAAGGCCCAGCGCGGCAAGCTCGGCCCGACCAACCGGGTCAAGTTCCAGGTCATCGCCTTCCTCGTCCGCGAGGAGCGGGCGCGCGTGAAGGCCGACTCCGAGATCAGCGATTCCACCCGCTCCGAGCTGCTCAAGCGCCTGGACGGGGTCGCGACGATCCTGGCCAAGACCGCCGCACGCGACACATCGCTCATCCAGCTGCTGGAGGCCGACCAGGTCGCTTCTCCGGTGGCGCGCCGCATGCGACGCGACTGGCTCCTGGAATCCGGCGCGGAGCTGCCGCCGGACGAGTTGATCATCACCGACGTCGCCCCCGCCACGCAGCAGGTCGTTCCCGCCGCCCTCGCCGAGAGACAGGTCGTGCCCCCCGCCGTGGAGGCGCGGATGATGGCCAACCCCTTCCTCGCCCCCGACCTCACCGCCCGCTCTCCCCAGCCCACCCCCCGCCGACGGCTCGATGGCTGGGAGCTCATGGGCCCGCTTTACAAGGCGTTCGAGACCGGTGCCGGTGGCTCGGCGGCGTCCATGGACCTGCCCGAGGTGCCCGAGTTCGACCGTCTGTCGCCCAAGGGCCTGGGCGTCATGCCGCACCAGTCGCGGTTTCTGGAGGCGGTGCGCGCCGGGCACCGCACGTTCCTCCTCGCCGACGAGCCAGGCCTGGGCAAGACCGCCGAATCGGTGCTGGCGGCATCCGTCGCCGGCGCATACCCGCTGCTGGCCGTGGTCCCCAACGTCGTGAAGATGAACTGGGCGCGCGAAGTGGAGCGGTGGACGCCGCACCGGCGCGCGACGGTCATCTCCGGTGACGGCGAGGACATGGACGCCTTCGCCGACGTCTTCATCGTCAACTACGAGATCCTCGACCGCCACCTGTCCTGGCTCAGCTCGATCGGCCTGAAGGGCATGGTCGTCGACGAGGCGCACTTCATCAAGAACCTCTCCTCGCAGCGCTCCCAGAACGTGCTGGCGCTGGCCGGCCGCATCCGCGAGCAGGTGCGCGACCCGCTGCTGCTCGCGCTGACGGGTACCCCGCTGATCAACGACGTCGAGGACTTCGACGCGATCTGGCGCTTCCTCGGCTGGACCAACGGCGAGAAGCCCGGACCCGAGCTGATGGAGAAGCTGGAGGAGACGGGGCTCACCCCCGCCGACAAGGCGTTCTATCCGCAGGCCCGCAGCGCCGTGATCGACATGGGCATCGTCCGGCGCAAGAAGAAGGACGTCGCCGCCGACCTGCCCGACAAGCTCATCGCCGACCTGCCCGTCGAGCTCGACGACGAAGAGGGCCGCTCGATCCGGCGTGCCGAGCGCGAGCTGGCCGACCGGCTCGCCGCGAAGTACCGCCGCATCCTGGAAGCCCGCGGGAATCGCGGACTCGCGGCGGGCGAGATCGACCACGACATCGTGCGCCTGGTCGCCCAGAACGAGCTCGACGAGTCCAAGGCCGCCGGCTCGGGCGCCGAGAACGTGTTCACGATGGTCCGCCGCATCGGCAAGGCCAAGGCGCAGCTGGCCGCCGATTACGCCGTGCAGCTGCAGCGCTCGGTGGGCAAGGTCGTGTTCTTCGCCAAGCACATCGACGTGATGGATGCCGCGGAGGCCCACTTCGCCGCATCCGGTGTGCGCACGGTCTCCCTCCGCGGTGACCAGACCACGCCCGCGCGCCAGGAGGCGATCGACGCCTTCAACAACGACCCGGGCGTGGGCATCGCGGTGTGTTCCCTGACCGCCGCCGGCGTCGGGGTGAACATGCAGGCCGCATCCAACGTCGTGCTGGCCGAGCTCAGCTGGACCGCCGCCGAGCAGACGCAGGCGATCGACCGCGTGCACCGCATCGGACAGGGTGAGCCGGTCACCGCGTGGCGCATCATCGCCGCGCACACGATCGACACGAAGATCGCCGAGCTCATCGACTCCAAGCAGGGGCTCGCGCTGCGTGCCCTGGACGGCGTGGCAATGGATGCCGCATCCAGCGACTCCGTGCAGCTCAGCGCGCTCACGCACCTGCTGCGTCAGGCTCTCGGCGGCGACTGAGGACCCACCCGGGCCGTGTGGCAGCGGCCCGGTGCGGCCGCTAGGGTCAGGGTGGCAGCGTCGCCGCGACTTCACTCCGATACAGCGAGGACTCCAGCTATGAAGATCGGCATTCTGACGAGCGGCGGGGACTGCCCCGGCCTGAACGCGGTGATCCGCGGCACCGTGCTCAAGGGCACGACCACCTACGGCATCGAGTTCGTCGGGATCCGCGACGGCTGGCGCGGCGTCGTCGACGCCGACTTCTTCCCGCTGACCCGCCACGAGGTGAAGGGCCTGTCCAAGGTCGGCGGGACGATCCTCGGCACCAGCCGCACGAACCCCTACGAGGGGCCGCGCGGGGGAGCGGAGAACATCGCCAAGACCCTGTACGGGCACCGCATCGACGGCATCGTCGCCATCGGCGGCGAAGGCACCCTCGCGGCAGCCGACCGGCTCGCCAAGGACGGGATCAACGTCCTGGGCGTCCCGAAGACCATCGACAACGACCTCCGGGCCACCGACTACTCGTTCGGCTTCGACACGGCCGTGAACATCGCGACCGACGCGATGGACCGCCTCCGCACCACGGGCGACTCGCATCAGCGGTGCATGGTCGCCGAGGTGATGGGCCGTCACGTCGGATGGATCGCGCTGCACGCCGGCATCGCCGCGGGGGCCCACGTCATCTGCATCCCCGAGGTGCCGATGTCGATCGAGGAGATCTGCGCGCAGGTCTCCCGCGCGCACGACCGCGGTCGCGCTCCGCTCGTGGTCGTGTCCGAGGGCTTCACCCTCAAGGGCATGGACGAGGCCTACAGCGACAAGGGCCTGGACGCCTTCAACCGCCCGCGCCTGGGCGGGATCAGCGAGGTGCTCGCCCCCGAGATCGAACGCATCACCGGCATCGAGACCCGCTCGACGGTGCTCGGCCACATCCAGCGGGGCGGATCGCCGTCCGCCTTCGACCGCGTGCTCGCCACGCGCCTGGGCCTGCACACGGCCGACGCGCTGATGGACGAGGCGTGGGGGCAGATGGTGGCGATGCGCGGCACCGACATCGTGCGCGTTCCCTTCGCGGACGCCCTCGGTGAGCTCAACAGCGTCCCCTACTACCGCTACGAAGAGGCCGCCGCACTCTTCGGCTGACCCGGGAGCGCCCCAACACAGCCTGCCGAAAACGGGGGCCGCGCGGCGGGGTCAGGCGTCGGCGAGGCCGACGACGTCGAGGAGCCACGCGAGTTCGAACGCGCGCTCCTTCCATGCGTTGTATCGGCCGCTCACACCGCCGTGCCCGGCGACCATCTCGCACTTGAGCATCGCGTCGGCGCCCACTTCCCGCAGGCGCGCGACCCACTTGGCCGGCTCGACGTACAGCACGCGGGTGTCGTTGAGGGAGGTGACGGCGAGGATGCGGGGATACCGCACCCCCTCGCGCACGTTCTCGTACGGCGTATACGACTTCATGTAGGCGTAGACGTCGGGATCGTGCAGCGGGTCGCCCCACTCGTCCCACTCGATCACCGTGAGCGGGAGCGAGGGATCCAGGATCGTCGTCAGGGCGTCCACGAACGGCACATCGGCGAGGATCCCGGCGAACAGCTCTGGGGCGAGGTTGGCGACGGCGCCCATCAGGAGGCCGCCCGCGCTGCCGCCCTCCGCGACCATCCGGTCGGGGGTGGTGTAGCCCGCGTCGATCAGATGCCGTGCGCAGTCGACGAAATCGGTGAAGGTGTGGCGCTTGGCCAGCAGCTTGCCGTCTTCGTACCACTGGCGACCCATCTCACCGCCGCCGCGCACGTGCGCCACGGCGAAGACGACGCCGCGGTCCAGCTCCGACAGCCGTGCGACCGAGAAGCCGGGCTCGATCGAGTGCTCGTAGGAGCCGTACCCGTACAGGTGCAGCGCGCGGGGCTCCGCGCCGGCCTCGCCGAACGAACGCTTCCACACGACCGACACCGGCACGCGGGTTCCATCCTGCGCCGTGGCCCACACGCGCTCCTGCGCGTAATCGGCGGGGTCGTAGCCGCCCAGGACCGGCTGGCGCTTGCGCAGCAGCAACTCGCCGGTGGAGACGTCGTAGTCGAAGATCGTCCCGGGGGTCACGAACGAGCCGTAGCCCAGGCGCACGAGCGGCGGCGCCCACTCCGGGTTCCCCGCCGTCCCCACGCTGTACAGCGGCTCCTCGAACCCCACCTCCCGCAGCGTCCCGTCGGCGTAGTCCAGCAGCGCGACGCGCGCGAGCCCGTCCCGGCGGTAGGCGGCCACACCCCAGTCGCGGAACGTGTCGAGGTCGAGCAGCCGCCGGCCCGGCTCATGCGGGAGCACGACCGAGCGCTGTCCCTGGGGGTCGGATGCAGCCACCCGGACCAGTTCGAAATCCAGCGCACCGTCGTTGTGCAGGACGTAGAGGACGTCCTGCCCGTCCACGACGGCGTGGGATGCGGAGTACTCCACGCCCTCGCGCCGCGGCCACACCACGCGCGGCTCGGACCGCAGGTCGTCTGCGTCGACGAGCCATTCCTCGCTCGTGATGGAGGAGCCGACCTCGATCATGAGGTAGCGGTGGCTGCGCGTGAACCCGGCGCCGACCCAATACCGCTCGTCGGGCTCGGTGAACAGCTTCACGTCATCGGCGACGGGGGTGCCGAGTTCGTGCAACCACACCGTGTCGGGCCGCCACGCGTCATCCACCGTCGTGTACACGATGAAGCGGCCGTCGGGGGAGAACCCGGCCCCCGCGAAGGTCCCGGGGATCTCGTCGGGCAGGTTCTCGCCGGTGGCGAGATCGCGCACCCGCAGCGTGTAGCGCTCGTCCCCTGCGACGTCGACGCCGTAGAGCAGCTGCGTCCCGTCCTCTGAGACGTCGAAGCTGCCCAGCGAGAAGAAGTCGTGTCCGTCGGCTTCGACGTTCGCGTCCAGCAGGATCTGCTCGCCGGGCACCTCGGCATCCGGCGACAGCTCGGGCGGGGTCCAGTCGTCGGGGGAGGCGATGGGAGCACGGCACTGGATGCCGTACTGGCTGCCCTCGACCGTGCGGCCGTAGTACCACCACCGCCCCTGCCGAGTCGGCACCGACAGGTCGGTCTCCAGGGTGCGGCCCTTGATCTCGCCGAAGATCTGCTCGCGCAATCCGGACAGGTGCGCCGTGCGCGCCTGCGTGAAGGCGTTCTCGGCCTCCAGATGCGCGATCACCGCGGGGTCCTCCTTGGCCCTCAACCACTCGTACGGGTCGTCGAAGGTGTCGCCGTGGTGCGTGCGGGCGACGGGCTTGCGCTCGGTGTGCGGTGCGAGGGGGGATGCGGCGGTGTCGGTCACGCTCCCACGGTAGTGGAGCGTGTCGTGCCAGGGCGCGGGCGCAAGTTTGACCCACGGGGACGAGGGTGTCAGGATTCTGCGGTGCCCGGAAAACGGGACACGACTAGACGGTGAACTGTTCGTTCGTCACACGGCCGCGTCGTCGGCCGCCCCCCACATCCCCTTACGGAAAGCGAACGGTGGAGACCGCAACTCTCGTCATCGTGCTGGTGATCGTGCTGGCACTGTTCTTCGACTTCACCAACGGGTTCCACGACACCGCCAACGCGATGGCGACCCCCATCGCCACCGGGGCGCTCAAGCCGCGCGTCGCCGTGCTGCTGGCTGCCGTGCTGAACCTCGTCGGAGCGTTCCTGTCCACAGAGGTCGCCAAGACCATCTCCGGAGGCATGATCCGCGAGGATGAGATCTCCGTGACGATCTTCCCGGCGATCATCTTCGCCGGGCTCATCGGCGCCATCACGTGGAACATGCTGACGTGGCTGCTGGGCCTGCCCTCCAGCTCCTCGCACGCGCTGTTCGGCGGGCTCATCGGCGCGACGCTGGTGGGCGTGGGGACGACAGCGATCGACTTCGGCGTGGTGATGTCCAAGGTCATCCTTCCGGCCCTGATCGCACCGCTGACGGCGGGGATCATCGCGTTCGTCGTGACCAAGATCGCCTACGCCGTGACTCGCCGCTACGACGCCAAGCCCGACGGCCGCGACGGGTTCCGCTGGGGCCAGATCTTCACCTCCAGCCTCGTCGCTCTCGCGCACGGCACGAACGACGCCCAGAAGACCATGGGCGTCATCACGCTCGCCCTGATCACGGTCGGCTGGCAGTCCACCGCGCACCCCGAGCCGCAGCTGTGGGTCGTGGTGGCGTGCGCGGTCACGATCGCCCTGGGCACGTACATGGGTGGATGGCGCATCATCCGCACCCTGGGCAAGGGCCTCACCGACGTCAAGCCCGCGCAGGGCTTCTCCGCCGAGACCTCCACGGCGGCGACGATCCTCGCCTCCAGCGCCCTGGGCTTCGCGCTGTCGACCACGCAGGTGGCCTCGGGTTCCGTGATCGGGTCGGGCCTGGGCCGGCGCGGATCGATCGTGCGGTGGGGCACCGTGGGACGCATCATGATCGGATGGCTGCTGACGCTGCCGGCAGCCGGCGCCGTCGGCGCGTTCGCGGCGCTCATCGTGGTGTGGCTGGGCCCGTGGGGCATCGCCTTCGACGCGGTGCTGGCGCTGGCGATCATCCTGGGGCTCTTCCTGCGCTCGCGGCGGAACCGGGTGGATTCCTCCAACGCCATGAGCGAGGTCGCGGTGTCGGGTCGTGCCGTGAAGGTCACGCCCAATCCGCCCCCCACGCGGCGTCAGCGCCGGCGTGCGGATGCGGCGGCAGAGGAACAGCCCTCCCGCACGGATGAGGGGAGCCGGTCATGATCGCCATCGACTGGACGTCGTTCCTGCAGGTGTTCGCCGCGGCGCTGGTGGGCGCCGTGCTGGTGGTGCTGTTCTACGCGCTCGGACTGCGGCTGCTCGTGCGCGCCGGGCGCGTGCCCGTCGTCGCGCCGGCGACGTTCACCGACGCGATCGCCGTGGTCACCGACAAGCAGCGCCGCCGTGCGGAGAAGGCCGCGGCCAAGGCGGCGAAGAAGAACCCGCTCACGCCCGGCCAGAAGCGCCTCGCGCTCTACGGGGCCTACGCGTGCTTCTTCGTGTGCACTCTGGCGGTGCTCGCCGGGCTCGTCCTCATCGTCGTGGGGCACTGAGGACGTCCGCGCCCGACTCTAGGGTGGAGCCATGCGCACAGCGGTCCGTTTCGGTCAGCACCCACCCGCCCAGCGGGTGATCGTCCACGTCAGCGACACGCACCTGCTCGCCGGCGACCGGCCGCTCGGAGGTCGATACGACACCGCCGGCCACCTCACCCGCACCCTCGAGGCCGTGGAAGGGCTGGGGGTACGACCCGACGCGATCGTGTTCACCGGCGACCTCACCGATCTCGGTGAGCCGGAGGCGTACCGCACACTCCGCGCCACGGTCGAGCCGGCGGCGGCCCGGCTGGGCGCGCCGGTGGTGTGGGTGGCCGGCAACCACGACGAGCGCCCGGCGCTGCGCCGCGAGCTGCTGGGCCTGGAGCCCACCGAGGAACCGGTCACGGGCGTGTGGGATCTGGGCGGACTGCGGCTGATCGCCCTGGACACCTCGGTTCCCGGCTGGCATCACGGCGACCTGGATGCGGCGCAGCTGGAGTGGCTGCGCGAGGTGCTCGCCACCCCGGCCGAGCTCGGAACGATCCTCGCCCTGCACCACCCGCCGCTGCCCTCGCACATCCCACTGTTCGACATCCTGGAGCTGCGCGACCAGGAGGGGCTCGCGGCCGCGATCGCCGGCTCGGACGTACGGCAGATCCTCGCCGGTCACCTGCACTACTCCACCAGCGGCATGTTCGCCGGCGTCCCCGTGAGCGTCGCGGCGGCCACGTGCTACACGATGGACCTCGCGCGCCCGGCAGAGGAGGTCAACGGGATGGACGCGGGCCAGTCCTTCCATCTCGTCCACGTGTACGAGGACACGATCACCTCGGCCGTGGTGCCCGTCGTGGACGCCGAGACGTCCGGCGCGTTCACCGCGGAATGGGTGCAGGAAATGGCGGCGCTCACGCCCGAGGAGCGACTCGAGGCCTTCTCCCGCAAGCGACCGCCCGCGCCCTGAGGTGTACGCCGGGTACAGTCCCGGGCGGCGGGGGTACACGGTGGCGGCGAGACCGGAGGCCTGCGGCGGGTAGGCTCGGAGAACCCCCGACCGCCGTGAGACGACCCACGAGGACACCACACATGGCACTGGACGCAACGACGCGCACCCGCATCGAGACCGACTCCCTCGGCTCGCTGGAAATCCCCGCCGATGCCTACTGGGGCATCCATACGGCCCGGGCTCTGGAGAACTTCCCCATCTCCAAGCGGCCCATCTCCGTCTACCCGAACCTCGTGCGCGCGCTCGCGATGGTCAAGCAGGCCTCGGCACGCGCCAACCGTGAGATCGGCGTGCTCGATCCCGCCAAGGCCGACCTGATCGACGCTGCCGCCCAGCGCGTGATCGACGGCGAGTTCCACGACCAGTTCGTGGTTGGTGTCATCCAGGGCGGCGCCGGCACGTCGACGAACATGAACGCCAACGAGGTCATCACCAACGTGGCGCTGGAGATGGCGGGCCGTGCCAAGGGCGACTACGCCTTCCTCTCGCCCATCGACGACACCAACCGCAGTCAGTCCACCAACGACGTGTACCCGACGGCGATCAAGGTGGGGCTGTCGCTGACACTGCTGACCCTCCTGGGCGAACTCGACCTGCTGCGCAAGGCGTTCCTGACCAAGGCCGCCGAGTTCCGCGACGTGCTGAAGGTCGGCCGTACGCAGCTGCAGGATGCCGTGCCCATGACCCTGGGTCAGGAGTTCAACGGGTTCGCCACCACGCTGGGGGAGGACTACAACCGCCTCACCGAGAACGCCTACCTCATGTACGAGATCAACATGGGCGCCACGGCGATCGGCACCGGCATCACGACGCATCCGGCCTACGGGGCCGCCGTCCTGCGACACCTCCGCGAGATCACGGGCCTGGATCTGGAGACGGCGACCGACCTCGTGGAATCCACGAGCGACACCGGGTCGTTCATGTCGTTCTCCTCCTCGCTCAAGCGCAACGCCATCAAGCTCTCGAAGATCTGCAACGACCTGCGGCTGCTCTCCAGCGGCCCGCAGGCAGGGTTCGGGGAGATCAACCTGCCCGCCCGTCAGGCCGGCTCGAGCATCATGCCGGGCAAGGTCAACCCCGTCATCCCCGAGGTGGTCAACCAGGTCGCCTTCGCCGTGGCCGGTGCCGACCTCACCGTGACGATGGCCGT
Coding sequences within:
- a CDS encoding S9 family peptidase yields the protein MTDTAASPLAPHTERKPVARTHHGDTFDDPYEWLRAKEDPAVIAHLEAENAFTQARTAHLSGLREQIFGEIKGRTLETDLSVPTRQGRWWYYGRTVEGSQYGIQCRAPIASPDDWTPPELSPDAEVPGEQILLDANVEADGHDFFSLGSFDVSEDGTQLLYGVDVAGDERYTLRVRDLATGENLPDEIPGTFAGAGFSPDGRFIVYTTVDDAWRPDTVWLHELGTPVADDVKLFTEPDERYWVGAGFTRSHRYLMIEVGSSITSEEWLVDADDLRSEPRVVWPRREGVEYSASHAVVDGQDVLYVLHNDGALDFELVRVAASDPQGQRSVVLPHEPGRRLLDLDTFRDWGVAAYRRDGLARVALLDYADGTLREVGFEEPLYSVGTAGNPEWAPPLVRLGYGSFVTPGTIFDYDVSTGELLLRKRQPVLGGYDPADYAQERVWATAQDGTRVPVSVVWKRSFGEAGAEPRALHLYGYGSYEHSIEPGFSVARLSELDRGVVFAVAHVRGGGEMGRQWYEDGKLLAKRHTFTDFVDCARHLIDAGYTTPDRMVAEGGSAGGLLMGAVANLAPELFAGILADVPFVDALTTILDPSLPLTVIEWDEWGDPLHDPDVYAYMKSYTPYENVREGVRYPRILAVTSLNDTRVLYVEPAKWVARLREVGADAMLKCEMVAGHGGVSGRYNAWKERAFELAWLLDVVGLADA
- a CDS encoding inorganic phosphate transporter, with the translated sequence METATLVIVLVIVLALFFDFTNGFHDTANAMATPIATGALKPRVAVLLAAVLNLVGAFLSTEVAKTISGGMIREDEISVTIFPAIIFAGLIGAITWNMLTWLLGLPSSSSHALFGGLIGATLVGVGTTAIDFGVVMSKVILPALIAPLTAGIIAFVVTKIAYAVTRRYDAKPDGRDGFRWGQIFTSSLVALAHGTNDAQKTMGVITLALITVGWQSTAHPEPQLWVVVACAVTIALGTYMGGWRIIRTLGKGLTDVKPAQGFSAETSTAATILASSALGFALSTTQVASGSVIGSGLGRRGSIVRWGTVGRIMIGWLLTLPAAGAVGAFAALIVVWLGPWGIAFDAVLALAIILGLFLRSRRNRVDSSNAMSEVAVSGRAVKVTPNPPPTRRQRRRADAAAEEQPSRTDEGSRS
- a CDS encoding peptidase, coding for MIAIDWTSFLQVFAAALVGAVLVVLFYALGLRLLVRAGRVPVVAPATFTDAIAVVTDKQRRRAEKAAAKAAKKNPLTPGQKRLALYGAYACFFVCTLAVLAGLVLIVVGH
- a CDS encoding phosphodiesterase is translated as MRTAVRFGQHPPAQRVIVHVSDTHLLAGDRPLGGRYDTAGHLTRTLEAVEGLGVRPDAIVFTGDLTDLGEPEAYRTLRATVEPAAARLGAPVVWVAGNHDERPALRRELLGLEPTEEPVTGVWDLGGLRLIALDTSVPGWHHGDLDAAQLEWLREVLATPAELGTILALHHPPLPSHIPLFDILELRDQEGLAAAIAGSDVRQILAGHLHYSTSGMFAGVPVSVAAATCYTMDLARPAEEVNGMDAGQSFHLVHVYEDTITSAVVPVVDAETSGAFTAEWVQEMAALTPEERLEAFSRKRPPAP
- a CDS encoding aspartate ammonia-lyase, coding for MALDATTRTRIETDSLGSLEIPADAYWGIHTARALENFPISKRPISVYPNLVRALAMVKQASARANREIGVLDPAKADLIDAAAQRVIDGEFHDQFVVGVIQGGAGTSTNMNANEVITNVALEMAGRAKGDYAFLSPIDDTNRSQSTNDVYPTAIKVGLSLTLLTLLGELDLLRKAFLTKAAEFRDVLKVGRTQLQDAVPMTLGQEFNGFATTLGEDYNRLTENAYLMYEINMGATAIGTGITTHPAYGAAVLRHLREITGLDLETATDLVESTSDTGSFMSFSSSLKRNAIKLSKICNDLRLLSSGPQAGFGEINLPARQAGSSIMPGKVNPVIPEVVNQVAFAVAGADLTVTMAVEGGQLQLNAFEPVIAHSIFQSLTWMQQAMWTLRVNCVEGITANRERLGAMVGASVGVVTALTPFIGYAAAAALAKTALLTGHNVADLVVEAGLMTREEVTKQLSPMRLSGLEAITEAVPIIHAAENVVARADD